From one Malus sylvestris chromosome 1, drMalSylv7.2, whole genome shotgun sequence genomic stretch:
- the LOC126616540 gene encoding septum site-determining protein minD homolog, chloroplastic-like, giving the protein MVSLQLLPAILHPKPSTSTSSFLTAAYPLKAFKPKTLKPNLSSPFTVRAVLQYNRKPQLSGDTPRVVVITSGKGGVGKTTTTANVGLSLARLGFSVVAIDADVGLRNLDLLLGLENRVNYTVVEVLNGDCRLDQALVRDKRWSNFELLCISKPRSKLPMGFGGKALVWVVDALKARQEGCPDFILIDCPAGIDAGFITAITPANEAVLVTTPDITSLRDADRVIGLLECDGIRDIKMMVNRVRTDMIKGEDMMSVLDVQEMLGLALLGMIPEDTEVIRSTNRGYPLVLNRPPTLAGLAFEQAAWRLVEQDSMQAVMVEEEPKKRGFFSFFGG; this is encoded by the coding sequence ATGGTCTCTCTTCAACTCCTCCCCGCCATCCTCCACCCCAAgccctccacctccacctcctccttccTCACCGCCGCATATCCACTAAAAGCctttaaacccaaaaccctaaaacccaatCTTTCTTCTCCCTTCACAGTCCGCGCCGTCCTCCAATACAACAGGAAGCCCCAGTTGTCCGGCGACACCCCCCGCGTCGTCGTCATCACCTCCGGAAAAGGCGGCGTCGGCAAGACCACCACCACCGCCAATGTCGGCCTCTCCCTCGCCCGCCTCGGCTTCTCCGTCGTCGCCATAGACGCCGACGTCGGTCTCCGCAACCTCGACCTCCTCCTCGGCCTCGAGAACCGCGTCAACTACACCGTCGTCGAGGTCCTCAACGGCGACTGCCGCCTCGACCAGGCCCTCGTCAGGGACAAGCGCTGGTCCAACTTCGAATTGCTCTGTATCTCGAAGCCCCGGTCCAAATTGCCAATGGGGTTCGGCGGCAAGGCCCTGGTCTGGGTCGTTGACGCCTTGAAAGCCAGGCAAGAGGGCTGCCCGGACTTCATTCTCATCGATTGCCCGGCAGGAATCGATGCCGGATTCATCACAGCCATTACGCCGGCCAATGAGGCCGTTCTGGTGACCACGCCGGACATCACGAGCTTGAGAGACGCTGACAGGGTCATTGGGCTGCTGGAGTGTGACGGAATAAGGGATATTAAGATGATGGTGAACCGGGTTCGGACGGACATGATCAAAGGGGAAGACATGATGTCGGTGCTGGATGTGCAGGAGATGTTGGGACTGGCATTGTTGGGGATGATTCCGGAGGATACAGAGGTCATCAGAAGCACCAACAGAGGGTACCCTCTGGTTTTGAACAGGCCACCCACATTGGCAGGGCTGGCTTTCGAGCAGGCGGCCTGGAGGCTTGTTGAGCAGGACAGTATGCAGGCTGTCATGGTGGAGGAAGAGCCCAAGAAGCGCgggtttttctcctttttcggAGGGTAG